A region from the Onychostoma macrolepis isolate SWU-2019 chromosome 18, ASM1243209v1, whole genome shotgun sequence genome encodes:
- the LOC131524484 gene encoding activity-regulated cytoskeleton-associated protein-like gives MDGEEVVLSADFTSESFTTRRETMRELITTFSDLYIDSDGESERERAVDNDPENDSPFPPPPPLLEMNEEADHNPCSSVTSLNDRITAIESWMVNISQMVSEQVPFDEFDKQCKKLEDRMSYHVQCECERVKQQLEMLVKDLGRSMVDCLKRRDRQLEQKFQALRSPSSTPIVPETSPRTSDTYAPPSNMTYNLQSSHVSNQSNQSSVQYNPPVKLDFPSFSNTFDDDPILFIKQCEEYFAVRPLSDDEIFASLTAVLKGTAKDWWMAERRGVSNWKHFKERFLHSFLSEDYKDVAARKLLERKQGTKESFRDFAFQYRALCLRWRKDMSEREMVQAILRNCNPRLASLL, from the coding sequence ATGGATGGGGAGGAGGTAGTACTTAGTGCAGATTTCACCTCTGAGTCCTTCACTACCAGAAGGGAAACAATGAGAGAGTTGATAACTACTTTCAGTGACCTGTATATTGACTCTGATGGGGAAAGCGAAAGAGAAAGAGCTGTGGATAATGATCCGGAGAATGATTCTCCTTTTCCTCCTCCACCACCGCTACTGGAGATGAATGAAGAGGCAGACCACAATCCTTGCTCATCAGTTACATCCCTGAATGACCGAATCACTGCCATAGAAAGTTGGATGGTAAACATCAGTCAGATGGTGAGTGAGCAAGTCCCTTTTGATGAATTTGACAAACAATGTAAAAAGTTAGAAGATAGGATGTCGTATCATGTTCAATGTGAGTGCGAAAGGGTAAAGCAACAGTTGGAGATGTTAGTAAAGGACTTGGGTCGGTCAATGGTAGACTGTCTGAAAAGAAGAGATCGGCAATTGGAGCAAAAATTCCAAGCGCTGAGATCGCCTTCCTCTACTCCAATAGTCCCAGAAACAAGTCCTCGAACTAGTGATACCTATGCTCCACCTAGTAATATGACGTATAACCTACAGTCTAGCCATGTTTCCAACCAAAGCAACCAGTCTTCAGTTCAGTATAACCCTCCGGTAAAACTTGATTTCCCCAGTTTCAGTAATACTTTTGATGATGACCCAATTTTGTTCATCAAGCAATGTGAGGAATACTTTGCTGTTCGACCACTCAGTGATGATGAAATCTTTGCCTCACTCACAGCTGTACTAAAAGGAACCGCCAAAGACTGGTGGATGGCAGAGAGGCGAGGTGTGTCCAATTGGAAACATTTCAAGGAGAGATTCCTGCACTCGTTCTTAAGTGAGGACTACAAGGATGTAGCAGCTAGGAAACTGCTGGAACGGAAACAAGGTACCAAGGAAAGTTTTAGGGATTTTGCATTCCAGTATCGTGCTTTGTGTTTGCGATGGCGAAAGGATATGTCTGAGAGGGAAATGGTTCAGGCAATTTTGAGGAACTGCAACCCACGACTCGCCAGTTTGCTATGA